Proteins encoded by one window of Streptomyces sp. LX-29:
- the ehuB gene encoding ectoine/hydroxyectoine ABC transporter substrate-binding protein EhuB: MARSRGRDRGRDTAHGIRAGIHRRSLLLGGAALGAWGAAGCGRVSGADAKDGGNLLERLRSQGTVRLGIAGEIPFGYIDRDGEFTGEAPEIAKVVFQRLGVERVQPVPTEFASLIPGLRAQQFDVVSAGMYITPERCQQVIFSDPDYRMRDAFIVARGNPKNLHDYRDIVRTGAKLASGTAYAQIGYAVAAGVKESEITVLPDQLAGLLAVEQGRVDVFAGTTVTVHNVVRQTHSGKAEATEPFQATVDGKPDIGAGGFAFRPAETRLRDAFNSELRAMKKSGELLRVVRPFGFTEAEMTDLTAEELCAS, encoded by the coding sequence ATGGCTCGATCACGTGGCAGAGACAGAGGACGCGACACGGCGCACGGCATACGGGCGGGAATCCACCGCCGTTCCCTCCTGCTCGGCGGGGCGGCACTCGGGGCATGGGGCGCGGCCGGCTGCGGCCGGGTCTCCGGCGCCGACGCGAAGGACGGCGGAAACCTGCTGGAGCGGCTGCGGTCCCAGGGGACCGTGCGGCTGGGCATCGCGGGTGAGATCCCGTTCGGATACATCGACCGGGACGGCGAGTTCACCGGCGAGGCCCCGGAGATCGCCAAGGTCGTCTTCCAGCGGCTGGGCGTGGAACGGGTCCAGCCGGTGCCGACCGAGTTCGCCTCGCTCATCCCCGGACTGCGCGCCCAGCAGTTCGACGTGGTCTCGGCCGGGATGTACATCACCCCCGAGCGCTGCCAGCAGGTGATCTTCTCCGACCCCGACTACCGGATGCGCGACGCCTTCATCGTCGCCAGAGGCAACCCCAAGAACCTCCACGACTACCGCGACATCGTCAGGACCGGCGCCAAGCTGGCCAGCGGCACGGCGTACGCGCAGATCGGCTACGCGGTCGCCGCCGGGGTGAAGGAGAGCGAGATCACCGTGCTGCCCGACCAGTTGGCCGGACTGCTGGCGGTGGAGCAGGGCCGGGTGGACGTCTTCGCCGGCACCACGGTGACCGTGCACAACGTGGTCCGCCAGACCCACAGCGGCAAGGCGGAGGCGACCGAGCCGTTCCAGGCGACGGTCGACGGCAAGCCCGACATCGGCGCGGGGGGCTTCGCCTTCCGGCCGGCGGAGACCCGGCTGCGCGACGCCTTCAACAGCGAGCTGCGCGCGATGAAGAAGAGCGGCGAACTGCTGCGCGTGGTGCGGCCCTTCGGATTCACCGAGGCGGAGATGACCGATCTGACCGCCGAGGAGCTGTGCGCGTCATGA
- a CDS encoding DUF3830 family protein, translated as MSGHPSPQRFVEISLDKRGVSCTAVLLDDRAPLTCEAVWNALPLGGDVYHAKYARNEIYTLLPSFAPQEPPLENPTVTPIPGDLCYFTFTDTLLGTASHGYQPDAAHRGDSRVVDLALFYERNNLLLNGDTGWVPGIVWGAIVDGLDRMADACQDLWRAGARGETLGFRRV; from the coding sequence ATGAGCGGCCACCCGAGTCCGCAGCGTTTCGTCGAGATCTCGCTGGACAAGCGCGGAGTGAGCTGCACCGCCGTGCTGTTGGACGACCGCGCGCCCCTCACCTGTGAAGCCGTGTGGAACGCGCTCCCGTTGGGCGGTGACGTCTACCACGCGAAGTACGCGCGCAACGAGATCTACACGCTGCTGCCGTCCTTCGCGCCGCAGGAGCCGCCGCTGGAGAACCCGACGGTCACCCCGATCCCCGGCGACCTGTGCTACTTCACCTTCACCGACACCCTGTTGGGCACCGCCTCACACGGCTACCAGCCGGATGCGGCACACCGGGGCGACAGCCGGGTGGTGGATCTCGCGCTCTTCTACGAGCGCAACAACCTGCTGCTCAACGGCGACACGGGCTGGGTGCCGGGCATCGTCTGGGGCGCGATCGTGGACGGCCTGGACCGGATGGCGGACGCCTGCCAGGACCTGTGGCGGGCCGGGGCGCGGGGCGAGACGCTGGGGTTCCGTCGGGTGTAG
- a CDS encoding amidase, with protein MAGDAEGGAAAGVEDAVDPADLSAVRLVELYAAGSLSPVEAVRAVLERVERIPAGVNAFCRVDAEEALRQAAASAERWRRGEPAGLVDGVPVSVKDLLPVRGAPTLRGSRTVRAEGRRWDEDAPAVARLREHGAVFVGKTTTPEFGWKGVTDSPLTGVTGNPHDPRRTAGGSSGGSAAAVALGAGPLSLGTDGGGSIRIPASFCGVFGFKPTYGRVPLYPASPFGTLAHVGPITRDAADAALMMEVISGPDWRDWSQLAPLGPAEAGFRAALASGTGAVSGLRVAYSPALGGAAPVAPEVAAAVRRAVELLAELGAGVEEIDPGVTDPVEAFHVLWFSGAARLVQPLTPEERELLDPGLREICARGAGYSALDYLAAVDVRAALGQALGRFHSAYDLLVTPTLPITAFAAGVEVPPGSEHTRWTGWTPFTYPFNLTQQPAATVPCGVDADGLPIGVQLVAARHADALVLRTAHALYAAGVARP; from the coding sequence CTGGCGGGGGACGCGGAAGGCGGCGCCGCCGCCGGCGTCGAGGACGCCGTCGATCCCGCCGACCTCAGCGCGGTCCGGCTGGTCGAGCTCTACGCCGCCGGCTCCCTCTCCCCGGTCGAGGCGGTCCGCGCGGTGTTGGAGCGCGTCGAGCGGATCCCGGCCGGCGTCAACGCCTTCTGTCGGGTGGACGCCGAGGAGGCGCTGCGGCAGGCGGCGGCCTCCGCCGAGCGGTGGCGACGGGGCGAGCCCGCCGGGCTGGTGGACGGGGTGCCGGTCTCGGTGAAGGACCTGCTACCGGTGCGCGGCGCCCCGACGCTGCGCGGCTCGCGGACGGTGCGTGCCGAGGGGCGGCGCTGGGACGAGGACGCGCCCGCGGTGGCGCGGCTGCGCGAGCACGGCGCGGTCTTCGTCGGCAAGACCACCACCCCGGAGTTCGGCTGGAAGGGCGTCACCGACTCCCCGCTGACCGGGGTGACCGGCAATCCGCACGACCCGCGGCGCACCGCCGGCGGCTCCAGCGGGGGCAGCGCGGCCGCCGTCGCGCTGGGCGCCGGCCCGCTGAGCCTGGGCACCGACGGCGGCGGGTCGATCCGCATTCCCGCCTCCTTCTGCGGCGTCTTCGGTTTCAAACCCACCTACGGCCGGGTGCCGCTCTACCCCGCCAGCCCCTTCGGGACGCTCGCGCACGTGGGACCGATCACCCGGGACGCGGCGGACGCGGCGCTGATGATGGAGGTGATCAGCGGTCCGGACTGGCGCGACTGGTCGCAGCTGGCGCCGCTCGGGCCGGCCGAGGCGGGCTTCCGGGCCGCCCTCGCGTCGGGCACCGGCGCGGTGTCCGGGCTGCGCGTCGCCTACAGCCCGGCGCTGGGCGGGGCGGCCCCGGTGGCCCCCGAGGTGGCGGCGGCGGTGCGGCGCGCCGTGGAGCTGCTGGCCGAGCTCGGCGCGGGCGTGGAGGAGATCGATCCGGGTGTCACGGACCCGGTGGAGGCGTTCCACGTGCTGTGGTTCAGCGGCGCGGCGCGACTGGTGCAACCTCTGACGCCCGAGGAGCGGGAGCTGCTGGACCCCGGGCTGCGCGAGATCTGCGCCCGGGGCGCCGGGTACAGCGCGCTGGACTACCTGGCGGCGGTGGACGTACGGGCCGCGCTGGGCCAGGCGCTGGGCCGCTTCCACTCCGCGTACGACCTGCTGGTCACCCCCACGCTGCCGATCACCGCGTTCGCGGCCGGCGTCGAGGTGCCGCCCGGTTCGGAGCACACCCGCTGGACGGGCTGGACGCCCTTCACCTACCCCTTCAACCTCACCCAGCAGCCCGCCGCGACCGTCCCCTGCGGGGTGGACGCCGACGGTCTGCCGATCGGGGTGCAGCTGGTGGCGGCGCGCCACGCCGACGCCCTGGTACTGCGCACGGCGCACGCGCTGTACGCAGCGGGGGTGGCGCGCCCCTGA
- a CDS encoding D-2-hydroxyacid dehydrogenase encodes MTEHRLPTVLVFGEEPPVPLPRLVDRARVRVCDERTLPELLPTADVLLVWDFGSDAARAAWPGGGRRPGWVHTASVGVDRVLCPELVTSPTLLTNARGVFEQPIAEYVAGLMLALAKDFPGSWEAQRRRHWRHRETQRVAGTRAVVVGAGPIGRAISATLGALGVAVTLVGRRARPDEGVRGAAELGELLPAADWVVCAAPLTEETRGMFDRAAFARMRPTARFVNVGRGPLVDQDELVAALVERRIAGAALDVFVQEPLAADDPLWDVPGLLVSPHMSGDTVGWRDELARQFQDNYDRWVTGRPLFNVVDKRLGYVPVE; translated from the coding sequence ATGACCGAGCACCGCCTCCCCACCGTCCTCGTCTTCGGCGAGGAGCCCCCCGTCCCGCTTCCCCGACTGGTCGACCGGGCCCGGGTGCGGGTCTGCGACGAGCGGACGCTGCCGGAGCTGCTGCCGACCGCCGATGTGCTGCTCGTCTGGGACTTCGGCTCCGACGCGGCCCGCGCCGCCTGGCCGGGCGGTGGGCGGCGGCCGGGCTGGGTGCACACCGCGAGCGTGGGCGTGGACCGGGTGCTCTGCCCCGAGCTGGTCACCTCCCCGACCCTGCTGACCAACGCCCGCGGGGTCTTCGAACAGCCGATCGCCGAGTACGTGGCGGGGCTGATGCTGGCCCTGGCCAAGGACTTCCCCGGCAGCTGGGAGGCGCAGCGCCGGCGGCACTGGCGGCACCGGGAGACGCAGCGGGTGGCCGGGACGCGTGCGGTGGTGGTCGGCGCCGGGCCCATCGGGCGGGCGATCTCCGCCACCCTGGGCGCGCTGGGTGTGGCGGTCACGCTGGTGGGGCGCCGGGCGCGCCCCGACGAGGGGGTGCGGGGCGCCGCGGAGCTGGGCGAGCTGCTGCCGGCCGCCGACTGGGTGGTGTGCGCGGCCCCGCTGACCGAGGAGACCCGTGGCATGTTCGACCGGGCCGCGTTCGCCCGGATGCGGCCCACCGCCCGCTTCGTCAACGTCGGCCGCGGCCCGCTGGTGGACCAGGACGAGCTGGTGGCGGCGCTGGTGGAGCGGCGCATCGCGGGGGCGGCGCTGGATGTGTTCGTCCAGGAGCCGCTGGCGGCGGACGACCCGCTGTGGGACGTGCCGGGGCTGTTGGTCTCCCCGCACATGAGCGGCGACACGGTCGGCTGGCGGGACGAGCTGGCCCGGCAGTTCCAGGACAACTACGACCGCTGGGTGACGGGCCGGCCGCTCTTCAACGTCGTCGACAAGCGCCTGGGGTATGTGCCTGTGGAGTGA
- a CDS encoding aspartate/glutamate racemase family protein, with product MDVSFLGGPRPQRGVGVVAPFDFALDRELWRWVPDEVSLHLTRTPFVPVEVSLDLARIVSEHETLHEAVRALCAVSPEVVAYACASGSFVGGVAGERAMCEAMRRAGEVPALTTSGALLEALRELGASRIALVTPYTRSVTDALEEYLAGAGVTVGGRSYLGLTSHIWKVPYRDVVGMAREAVVGSADALFISCTNLPTYDVIPQLEAELRMPVLSANQVTMWAALRAIGAYAVGPYQALLDFDARGGPAALSADRGSAALPGEPDPAAALPGEPGEAVPPPPPETET from the coding sequence ATGGACGTCTCCTTCCTGGGCGGTCCGCGTCCACAGCGCGGCGTGGGCGTCGTCGCGCCCTTCGACTTCGCCCTCGACCGCGAGCTGTGGCGCTGGGTCCCCGACGAGGTGTCGCTGCACCTGACCCGCACCCCGTTCGTCCCGGTCGAGGTGAGCCTGGACCTGGCCCGGATCGTCAGCGAGCACGAGACGCTGCACGAGGCGGTGCGGGCGCTGTGCGCGGTCTCCCCGGAGGTCGTCGCCTACGCCTGTGCCTCGGGCAGCTTCGTCGGCGGCGTGGCCGGGGAACGGGCCATGTGCGAGGCGATGCGACGGGCCGGCGAGGTGCCCGCCCTGACCACCTCCGGCGCCCTGCTGGAGGCCCTGCGCGAGCTCGGCGCCTCCCGGATCGCGCTGGTCACCCCGTACACCCGGTCGGTCACGGACGCGCTGGAGGAGTATCTGGCGGGGGCCGGCGTGACCGTCGGCGGGCGCTCCTACCTCGGGCTGACCAGCCACATCTGGAAGGTGCCGTACCGGGACGTGGTCGGCATGGCCCGGGAGGCGGTGGTCGGGTCGGCGGACGCGCTCTTCATCAGCTGCACCAACCTCCCCACCTACGACGTGATCCCGCAGTTGGAGGCGGAGCTGCGGATGCCGGTGCTGTCGGCCAACCAGGTGACGATGTGGGCCGCGCTGCGCGCCATCGGCGCGTATGCCGTCGGTCCGTACCAGGCGCTGCTGGACTTCGATGCGCGCGGCGGCCCGGCGGCGCTCTCGGCCGACCGGGGGTCCGCGGCGCTGCCGGGGGAGCCGGACCCGGCGGCGGCGCTGCCGGGGGAGCCGGGCGAGGCGGTGCCGCCACCGCCGCCCGAGACCGAGACATGA
- a CDS encoding decarboxylase, with product MTPGGARNDTWPPAVGFLYPGHSAEDDYPRLEALLGCAARLPVVHTDIGEDAHRVDALLEMGSAERLAAGVAGLKRRGARAVVWACTSGSFVFGWDGAHAQVRALGEASRLPASSTSFAFVHAVRALRVARVTVAATYPEDVAAHFTSFLEAAGAEVVAMRGSGVVTAAEVATWGREDVLALARAGDHPDAEAVLIPDTALHTAAWLPELEAAVGKPVLTANQVTVWEGLRLLGRSVTGPALGALSA from the coding sequence ATGACACCAGGAGGCGCCCGGAACGACACCTGGCCACCGGCGGTCGGCTTCCTCTACCCGGGCCACTCCGCGGAGGACGACTACCCGCGGCTGGAGGCGCTGCTGGGCTGTGCCGCCCGGCTTCCGGTCGTCCACACCGACATCGGCGAGGACGCGCACCGGGTGGACGCGCTGCTGGAGATGGGCTCGGCGGAGCGGCTGGCCGCGGGGGTGGCGGGGCTCAAGCGGCGGGGCGCGCGGGCGGTGGTCTGGGCCTGCACCAGCGGCAGCTTCGTCTTCGGCTGGGACGGGGCGCACGCCCAGGTCCGCGCGCTGGGGGAGGCGTCGCGCCTGCCCGCCTCCAGCACCTCCTTCGCCTTCGTGCACGCGGTCCGCGCGCTCCGCGTGGCGCGGGTGACGGTCGCCGCGACGTATCCGGAGGACGTGGCCGCGCACTTCACGTCGTTCCTGGAGGCGGCGGGGGCGGAGGTGGTCGCGATGCGGGGCAGCGGCGTCGTCACCGCGGCCGAGGTCGCCACCTGGGGGCGCGAGGACGTCCTGGCGCTGGCCCGCGCGGGCGACCACCCCGACGCGGAGGCGGTGCTCATCCCCGACACGGCGCTGCACACCGCGGCCTGGCTCCCCGAGCTGGAGGCCGCGGTCGGCAAGCCCGTACTGACCGCCAACCAGGTCACGGTCTGGGAGGGTCTGCGCCTGCTGGGCCGCTCGGTGACCGGCCCGGCCCTGGGCGCGCTGTCCGCGTAG
- a CDS encoding helix-turn-helix domain-containing protein yields MTSAHPSAGPAARAARSDSLPAPDSAAFPTAGVVHVRHRHDSHFTVVGNHLAQHPRLSAVAIGVGVYIQSLPDGARVGIKELTGRFREGEMTLARALRELEAAGYLERRRERVSGGRVVTRTTFFERPGAAGPVAEQRGAAPRAVAGAAAVRRVRPAPAPQRVDLVKPAVRPTAVVPVVPAPSGPSARDAARLLAGLRLLEPRLVLSERDVRELVPAVCRWLERGVGGDQVARTLTGTLPAGAIRRPARLLAHRLAEWLPPVVPELREQRAARPDPFQTCDGCERAFRAPAPGLCRDCRAPDRAGPRSPLFDLPHPSTAQ; encoded by the coding sequence ATGACTTCAGCGCATCCTAGCGCGGGCCCCGCCGCGCGCGCCGCCCGTTCGGACTCCCTTCCGGCCCCCGATTCGGCCGCCTTCCCGACCGCCGGAGTGGTCCACGTCCGGCATCGCCACGACAGCCACTTCACCGTCGTCGGCAACCACCTCGCGCAGCATCCCCGGCTCTCCGCCGTCGCGATCGGTGTCGGTGTGTACATCCAGTCGCTGCCCGACGGTGCCCGCGTCGGGATCAAGGAGCTGACCGGCAGGTTCCGCGAGGGGGAGATGACCTTGGCGCGGGCGTTACGGGAGTTGGAGGCCGCCGGGTATCTGGAGCGGCGGCGGGAGCGGGTGAGCGGTGGGCGGGTGGTGACCCGTACGACCTTCTTCGAGCGGCCCGGAGCGGCGGGGCCGGTGGCCGAGCAGCGGGGCGCCGCCCCAAGGGCGGTTGCCGGGGCGGCGGCGGTCCGCCGGGTGCGACCGGCGCCGGCACCGCAGCGCGTGGATCTCGTCAAGCCGGCCGTAAGGCCCACCGCCGTCGTGCCCGTCGTTCCCGCCCCCTCCGGGCCGTCGGCTCGTGACGCCGCGCGGCTGTTGGCCGGGCTGCGCCTCCTGGAGCCCCGGCTGGTGCTGTCCGAGCGGGACGTACGGGAGTTGGTGCCCGCCGTGTGTCGGTGGCTGGAGCGCGGGGTCGGCGGCGATCAGGTGGCGCGCACGCTCACCGGGACGCTGCCGGCAGGCGCCATCCGTCGGCCCGCGCGGCTGCTCGCGCACCGGCTGGCCGAGTGGCTGCCACCGGTCGTTCCCGAGCTGCGTGAGCAACGCGCGGCGCGCCCCGACCCGTTCCAGACCTGCGACGGGTGCGAACGGGCCTTTCGCGCACCCGCACCCGGACTGTGTCGGGACTGTCGAGCACCCGACCGCGCTGGCCCGCGTTCACCTCTCTTCGACCTTCCCCACCCGTCAACCGCTCAGTAG
- a CDS encoding flavoprotein, which yields MDAPVMYLFGCAAPPVHYIDHAIRGAQAEGWEVCLGLTPTAEAWLGGRLPELAELTGRPVRSSYRQPGQPDVWPPASVVVVAPATMNTINQWALGITGTWVVGVVAEAIGKAIPLVAMPCVNEAYAQHPQFEQSLATLRGARVRVLYGPGGFVPNKPGQGRPEAYPWHLALAAARESLAT from the coding sequence ATGGATGCCCCGGTGATGTACCTCTTCGGCTGTGCCGCGCCTCCCGTGCACTACATCGACCACGCGATCCGAGGGGCCCAAGCGGAGGGGTGGGAGGTGTGCCTCGGGTTGACGCCGACCGCCGAAGCGTGGCTGGGGGGCCGGCTGCCGGAGCTGGCTGAACTCACCGGGCGGCCGGTGCGAAGCTCCTACCGGCAACCCGGCCAGCCCGATGTGTGGCCGCCGGCGTCTGTCGTGGTGGTGGCGCCGGCCACGATGAACACGATCAATCAGTGGGCGCTGGGAATCACGGGCACCTGGGTGGTGGGAGTCGTCGCGGAGGCCATCGGGAAGGCCATCCCCCTGGTCGCCATGCCGTGCGTCAACGAGGCGTACGCCCAGCATCCCCAGTTCGAACAGAGCCTCGCGACGCTCCGCGGTGCCCGCGTGCGAGTCCTCTATGGGCCGGGCGGGTTCGTGCCGAACAAGCCGGGGCAAGGACGGCCTGAGGCGTATCCGTGGCATCTCGCGCTCGCGGCCGCGCGGGAATCGCTGGCTACGTGA
- a CDS encoding XRE family transcriptional regulator, which translates to MNLTQAQLSRIENGAAPQELDKLIHWAKTLGIPSEHLWFKLPCEQRLPTEDSPGGESRFPELERRAFLARGRAVAALPSFRLDDLRHFVAALDDARRYADRDVVRYLHDRLKEFAADDGRRGPKATLPAVLGLLAALERLCSHAKPAVRGDLLSVGALAAEFSGWLYRDIGALDMAEHWQDRAIEWAREAENKPLQAYVMLRKSQGCWDTRDARGMSVLAHAVQEPGYALPARLRAEAAQQEARSWAMLGEPVAAVERKLDEARALLASDHGQPMGDVEVTGAAYNEATLDLQTAICLTEAGHPTSAVDVYRKRLDQDGLSYRDRGYFSALLSVTLASAGEPAEAATVGLDALRAAEATSSVRTVRELMRVSDRLSPWAAHPQVRAFNTALRAGARCS; encoded by the coding sequence TTGAACCTGACTCAGGCGCAGTTGAGCCGTATTGAGAACGGCGCTGCTCCCCAGGAGCTCGACAAGCTCATTCACTGGGCGAAGACTCTGGGCATCCCCTCCGAGCACCTCTGGTTCAAGCTCCCGTGCGAGCAGCGACTCCCGACCGAGGATTCGCCCGGCGGCGAATCACGCTTCCCAGAGCTGGAGCGGCGTGCGTTTTTGGCCAGGGGGCGCGCTGTGGCCGCTCTGCCCTCCTTTCGCCTCGACGACCTACGTCACTTCGTCGCCGCATTGGATGACGCACGTAGATACGCGGACCGGGACGTTGTCCGATACCTCCACGACCGACTCAAGGAGTTCGCGGCAGATGACGGCCGGCGCGGACCGAAAGCGACACTGCCCGCAGTTCTCGGCCTGCTGGCCGCACTGGAGAGGCTGTGCAGCCATGCCAAGCCCGCCGTGCGCGGGGATCTTCTCTCGGTGGGGGCGTTGGCAGCTGAGTTCAGCGGCTGGCTCTACCGGGATATCGGCGCACTGGACATGGCCGAGCATTGGCAGGACCGGGCGATTGAGTGGGCCCGGGAGGCCGAGAACAAACCGTTGCAGGCGTACGTCATGCTGCGTAAGAGCCAAGGCTGCTGGGACACGCGCGATGCTCGCGGCATGAGCGTGCTGGCGCATGCCGTTCAAGAACCCGGCTACGCGTTGCCCGCTCGGCTGAGAGCGGAGGCCGCGCAGCAGGAAGCTCGCAGTTGGGCGATGCTCGGCGAACCGGTCGCCGCCGTGGAACGCAAGCTCGATGAGGCGCGCGCTCTCCTGGCCTCGGATCACGGGCAGCCGATGGGAGATGTCGAGGTGACAGGCGCGGCGTACAACGAGGCGACATTGGATCTGCAGACGGCTATTTGCCTTACCGAGGCTGGTCATCCGACAAGCGCCGTCGACGTCTATCGGAAGCGATTGGACCAAGACGGGCTGTCATACCGTGATCGCGGCTATTTCTCTGCGCTGTTGTCGGTGACGCTGGCTTCTGCGGGAGAGCCCGCAGAAGCGGCGACTGTGGGATTGGACGCTCTACGGGCGGCCGAAGCCACGTCCTCGGTCCGCACCGTGCGGGAGCTGATGCGAGTCTCGGACCGCCTGAGCCCCTGGGCCGCCCATCCGCAGGTGCGCGCCTTCAACACCGCTCTTCGAGCCGGGGCTCGCTGTTCGTGA
- a CDS encoding alpha/beta fold hydrolase: MTEEHIEFRSLDGLRLRGTLTLTEQPVGGVVLVHGGGVTREEGGFFRRLAQGIAALASMTVLRFDLRGHGESEGRQEDLTLMAVANDIRAAADVITARTGQPGGVHLVGASFSGGISAMAAGAYPEVVGRLVLLNPLLDYKRRFVVEKPYWSGDRLRQEEAHALLADGFLPHSPTFKLGRPLLNEVLHVVPADYLGRVQQPTLIVHGTKDTFIPVESSRYYLDRLGSATRHLLEIDGAQHGIAMPDDPAYEQPQTRQWQASVVRAVADWLTNSEPRLEERC, translated from the coding sequence GTGACAGAGGAGCACATCGAGTTCCGGAGCCTGGATGGCCTGCGGTTGCGCGGCACCCTGACGCTCACGGAGCAACCTGTCGGTGGTGTTGTTCTCGTCCACGGAGGTGGGGTCACCAGGGAGGAAGGCGGCTTCTTCCGGCGACTGGCCCAGGGCATCGCAGCGCTGGCGTCCATGACCGTGCTCCGATTCGATCTGCGCGGTCATGGGGAGAGCGAGGGACGACAGGAGGACCTCACCCTCATGGCCGTCGCGAACGACATCCGAGCGGCGGCGGATGTGATCACCGCCCGGACGGGGCAGCCCGGTGGAGTGCACCTCGTCGGCGCCAGCTTCTCGGGAGGCATCTCAGCCATGGCAGCCGGCGCCTACCCGGAGGTCGTAGGCCGTTTGGTGCTGCTGAATCCGCTTCTCGACTACAAGCGACGGTTCGTGGTGGAGAAGCCCTACTGGTCCGGTGATCGACTACGGCAGGAAGAGGCTCATGCCTTGCTCGCCGACGGCTTTCTGCCACATTCACCGACGTTCAAGCTGGGCCGGCCACTGCTGAATGAAGTGTTGCACGTGGTGCCAGCCGACTACCTGGGCAGGGTTCAGCAGCCCACATTGATCGTGCACGGCACAAAGGACACGTTCATCCCGGTCGAAAGCTCGCGTTACTACCTGGACCGCTTGGGCTCCGCCACGCGCCACCTCCTCGAGATCGACGGCGCCCAGCACGGGATCGCCATGCCTGACGACCCGGCTTACGAGCAACCGCAGACGCGGCAATGGCAAGCCAGCGTGGTGCGGGCCGTCGCGGACTGGCTCACGAACAGCGAGCCCCGGCTCGAAGAGCGGTGTTGA
- a CDS encoding LLM class flavin-dependent oxidoreductase, whose protein sequence is MAEEQQDEAIRGRARGTAPVPLSVLDLATVGSGLTAAQALRTTVSLARLAERRGFHRFWVAEHHSMPGVASSSPAVILAHLAAHTERIRLGSGGVMLPNHAPLVIAEQFGTLEALAPGRVDLGLGRAPGTDGATAAALRRADRLSEGADEFPQQLAELVRFLDDDFPDGHRYARVHAIPGPVQGTVPGGVQSADRPSVWLLGSSGFSARLAGMLGLPFSFAHHFSSANTIPALDLYRESFRPSAVLDRPYASIGVSAFAAEEEREARRQVMTGALSMLRLRTGRPGLVPTPEEAEAYVFSDIERDFVHSWLANVEFGTPDAVREQLNDLIKRTGVDEIKITAVGHGREARLRSYELIADAYELPVVTGS, encoded by the coding sequence GTGGCCGAGGAGCAGCAGGACGAGGCGATTCGAGGCCGGGCCCGTGGCACCGCGCCGGTGCCGTTGTCGGTGCTTGATCTGGCGACCGTCGGGAGCGGGCTGACCGCAGCGCAGGCGCTCAGGACGACGGTGAGCCTGGCGCGGCTGGCGGAGCGGCGGGGATTCCACCGGTTCTGGGTCGCCGAGCACCACTCGATGCCGGGGGTGGCCAGCTCCTCGCCGGCGGTGATCCTCGCCCACCTGGCCGCGCACACCGAGCGGATCCGGCTCGGCTCCGGCGGGGTGATGCTGCCCAACCACGCGCCGCTGGTGATCGCCGAGCAGTTCGGCACGCTGGAGGCGCTGGCGCCGGGCCGGGTGGACCTGGGGCTGGGGCGGGCGCCGGGGACCGACGGCGCCACCGCGGCGGCGCTGCGTCGGGCCGACCGGCTCAGCGAGGGCGCCGACGAGTTTCCGCAGCAGCTCGCGGAGTTGGTGCGGTTCCTGGACGACGACTTCCCCGACGGGCACCGCTACGCCCGTGTGCACGCCATCCCCGGGCCGGTGCAGGGCACCGTCCCCGGCGGCGTGCAGTCCGCCGACCGGCCGTCGGTGTGGCTGCTGGGCTCCAGCGGGTTCAGCGCCCGGCTCGCCGGGATGCTGGGACTGCCGTTCTCCTTCGCGCACCACTTCTCCTCGGCCAACACCATCCCCGCGCTCGACCTGTACCGGGAGAGCTTCCGGCCCTCCGCCGTGCTGGACCGGCCGTACGCCTCCATCGGCGTCTCGGCCTTCGCCGCCGAGGAGGAGCGGGAGGCCCGGCGGCAGGTGATGACGGGCGCGCTGTCCATGCTCAGGCTGCGCACCGGGCGGCCCGGCCTGGTGCCCACCCCCGAGGAGGCGGAGGCGTACGTCTTCAGCGACATCGAGCGGGACTTCGTGCACAGCTGGCTGGCGAACGTCGAGTTCGGGACCCCGGACGCGGTCCGCGAGCAGCTCAACGACCTGATCAAGCGGACCGGTGTCGACGAGATCAAGATCACGGCGGTGGGGCACGGCCGGGAGGCCCGGCTGCGCTCGTACGAACTGATCGCGGACGCCTACGAGTTGCCGGTGGTCACGGGTTCTTGA